Proteins encoded within one genomic window of Empedobacter falsenii:
- a CDS encoding DUF3467 domain-containing protein: MSENQQNEGLNIELNELVAQGVYATGAIINHSPSEFVVDFVQFLPGARPSVKSRIILSPLQAKQLSQSLAENVTNFEKSFGEIKEPQVNNGTATYEA, encoded by the coding sequence ATGTCAGAAAATCAACAAAACGAAGGATTAAACATTGAGTTAAACGAATTAGTAGCTCAAGGTGTTTATGCTACAGGAGCAATCATCAACCACTCACCATCTGAGTTCGTTGTAGATTTCGTTCAATTTTTACCAGGTGCTAGACCATCAGTAAAATCAAGAATTATTTTGTCTCCATTACAAGCAAAACAATTATCTCAATCGTTAGCAGAAAACGTAACTAACTTCGAGAAAAGCTTTGGTGAAATCAAAGAACCTCAAGTAAACAACGGTACTGCAACTTACGAAGCTTAA
- the rpoB gene encoding DNA-directed RNA polymerase subunit beta, with amino-acid sequence MATKATLSNSTEKKERLNFSSAKAVAQFPDFLDIQIKSFEDFFQLETRPDQRKNEGLYRTFAENFPITDTRNQFVLEFLDYFVDPPRYTIDECIERGLTYSVPLKARLKLYCTDEEHEDFETVVQDVYLGTIPYMSPSGSFIINGAERVIVSQLHRSPGVFFGQSFHANGTKLYSSRIIPFKGSWIEFATDINSVMYAYIDRKKKLPLTTLLRAIGYERDKDILEIFDLAEEVKVNKANLKKVVGRKLAARVLNTWHEDFVDEDTGEVVSIERNEIILDRETILEKDHIDQIVDSGVKTILLHKEDINSADYGIIHNTLQKDPTNTEKEAVEYIYRQLRNAEPPDEETARGIIDKLFFSDQRYSLGEVGRYRLNKKLGLSISEDVQVLTREDIISIIKYLIELINSKAEVDDIDHLSNRRVRTVGEQMASQFGVGLARMARTIRERMNVRDNEVFTPIDLINAKTLSSVINSFFGTNQLSQFMDQTNPLSEITHKRRLSALGPGGLSRERAGFEVRDVHHTHYGRLCPIETPEGPNIGLISSLCVFAKVNNLGFIETPYRKVEDGKVDVESAPIYLTAEEEESKVIAQANIDMTDDGTIATERVTAREDGDFPVVTPAEVDLIDVAPNQIASISASLIPFLEHDDANRALMGSNMMRQAVPLLKPQAPIVGTGLEKQVAKDSRILVNAEREGTVTYVDADIITIKYDRSEDEELVSFDTAEKTYNLTKFRKTNQGTTITLKPIVKVGDRVEKGQVLSEGYATEGGELAIGRNMVVAFMPWQGYNFEDAIVISEKAVREDWFTSIHIDEYSLDVRDTKLGMEELTSDIPNVSEEATKDLDENGMIRIGAEVKPGDILIGKITPKGESDPTPEEKLLRAIFGDKAGDVKDASLKASPSLRGVVIDKKLFSRSIKDKRKRSQDKAIIDSVEAEYDVKFNELREILLEKLYVLLNGKTSQGIYNDLNEEVIKKGVKYTQKILSNVEDFLNLTGAESLWTTDEDKNELVKELLHNYKIKYNDLQGALNRERFTISVGDELPAGIVKLAKIYIAKKRKLRVGDKMAGRHGNKGIVARIVRDEDMPFLEDGTPVNIVLNPLGVPSRMNIGQIYETVLGWAGLKMGQKFATPIFDGAEIADIDRITEEAGIPKHGTTYLYDGNTGERFDQKATVGVIYMLKLGHMVDDKMHARSIGPYSLITQQPLGGKAQFGGQRFGEMEVWALEAFGASNILREILTVKSDDVIGRAKTYEAIVKGEPMPEPGIPESFNVLLHELQGLGLDINLEE; translated from the coding sequence TTGGCCACTAAAGCAACATTAAGCAACTCGACTGAGAAAAAAGAAAGATTGAACTTCTCTTCTGCAAAAGCAGTCGCTCAGTTCCCAGATTTCCTTGACATTCAGATCAAATCGTTTGAAGATTTTTTCCAGTTGGAAACAAGACCTGACCAACGAAAAAATGAAGGTCTTTACCGAACATTTGCTGAGAATTTTCCAATTACGGATACTCGCAATCAGTTTGTTTTAGAATTCTTAGATTATTTCGTAGATCCACCACGTTACACAATTGATGAGTGTATCGAAAGAGGATTAACGTACAGCGTACCATTGAAAGCTCGTCTTAAATTGTACTGTACGGACGAAGAACACGAAGATTTCGAAACTGTAGTGCAAGACGTATACTTAGGAACAATTCCTTACATGTCTCCTTCAGGATCATTCATTATTAATGGTGCAGAGCGTGTTATTGTATCTCAATTACACCGTTCTCCTGGGGTATTCTTCGGACAATCTTTCCACGCGAATGGTACAAAATTGTACTCATCTCGTATCATTCCTTTCAAAGGATCTTGGATTGAGTTCGCAACAGACATCAACAGCGTAATGTACGCTTACATCGATCGTAAGAAAAAGTTACCATTAACTACTTTATTACGTGCTATCGGATACGAAAGAGATAAAGATATCTTAGAAATTTTCGACTTAGCTGAAGAAGTAAAAGTTAATAAAGCTAATTTAAAGAAAGTTGTAGGTCGTAAACTTGCTGCGCGTGTATTAAATACATGGCACGAGGATTTCGTAGATGAAGATACAGGAGAAGTTGTATCTATCGAGCGTAATGAAATTATTTTAGACCGTGAAACAATCTTAGAGAAAGATCACATCGATCAAATCGTAGATTCTGGTGTTAAGACGATCTTATTACACAAAGAAGATATCAATTCTGCTGATTATGGAATTATCCATAATACTTTACAAAAAGACCCTACTAACACTGAAAAAGAGGCAGTAGAGTACATCTATAGACAATTACGTAACGCTGAGCCACCAGATGAGGAAACAGCAAGAGGAATTATTGACAAATTATTCTTCTCTGATCAACGTTATTCATTAGGTGAAGTAGGTCGTTACAGATTAAATAAAAAATTAGGCTTAAGCATTAGCGAGGACGTACAAGTATTGACTCGTGAAGATATCATTTCGATTATTAAATACTTAATCGAATTAATCAACTCTAAAGCAGAGGTGGATGATATTGACCACTTATCTAACCGTCGTGTAAGAACGGTAGGTGAGCAAATGGCTAGCCAATTCGGAGTAGGTTTAGCTCGTATGGCTAGAACTATCCGCGAAAGAATGAATGTTCGTGACAACGAGGTGTTTACACCAATCGATTTGATTAATGCTAAAACATTATCATCTGTTATCAACTCATTCTTCGGAACGAACCAGTTATCTCAGTTCATGGACCAAACAAATCCATTATCAGAGATTACACACAAACGTCGTTTATCAGCATTAGGACCTGGAGGTTTATCAAGAGAAAGAGCGGGATTCGAGGTACGTGACGTACACCACACTCATTACGGACGTTTATGTCCAATTGAAACTCCTGAGGGACCAAACATTGGTTTGATTTCGTCATTATGTGTATTCGCTAAAGTTAATAACTTAGGGTTTATCGAAACACCGTACAGAAAAGTAGAAGATGGAAAAGTGGACGTCGAATCAGCACCAATCTATTTAACTGCGGAAGAGGAGGAATCAAAAGTAATTGCTCAAGCCAATATCGACATGACAGACGATGGTACTATTGCTACTGAACGTGTAACTGCTCGTGAAGATGGGGATTTCCCTGTTGTAACACCAGCAGAAGTTGATTTAATCGACGTTGCACCTAACCAGATTGCTTCTATCTCAGCATCATTAATTCCTTTCTTGGAGCATGATGACGCCAACCGTGCGTTAATGGGATCGAACATGATGCGTCAGGCAGTTCCATTATTAAAACCTCAAGCACCAATTGTAGGTACTGGATTAGAAAAACAAGTTGCAAAAGATTCAAGAATCTTAGTAAATGCAGAACGTGAAGGTACAGTAACTTATGTTGATGCTGACATTATAACAATTAAATATGATCGTTCAGAAGACGAAGAATTAGTAAGCTTCGATACTGCTGAGAAAACATATAATTTAACAAAATTCAGAAAAACCAATCAAGGAACTACAATTACGTTGAAACCAATTGTAAAAGTTGGTGATCGTGTAGAGAAAGGACAAGTTTTATCTGAAGGTTATGCAACAGAAGGAGGAGAATTAGCAATTGGTCGTAATATGGTTGTTGCCTTCATGCCTTGGCAGGGGTACAACTTCGAGGATGCCATTGTAATCTCTGAGAAAGCTGTTCGCGAAGACTGGTTTACATCTATCCACATCGATGAGTATTCATTAGATGTACGTGATACAAAATTAGGTATGGAAGAATTAACTTCAGACATTCCTAACGTTTCGGAAGAGGCTACAAAAGACTTAGACGAAAACGGTATGATCCGTATCGGAGCAGAAGTAAAACCTGGTGATATCTTGATTGGTAAGATTACTCCAAAAGGAGAATCTGATCCAACTCCAGAAGAAAAATTATTACGTGCGATCTTTGGTGACAAAGCAGGTGATGTAAAAGATGCTTCTCTTAAAGCTTCTCCGTCATTACGCGGTGTTGTTATCGATAAAAAATTATTCTCACGTAGTATTAAGGATAAACGTAAACGTTCTCAAGACAAAGCTATCATTGATAGTGTAGAAGCTGAGTACGACGTTAAATTCAATGAATTAAGAGAGATTTTATTAGAGAAATTATACGTTTTATTAAACGGAAAAACTTCTCAAGGTATTTACAACGACTTGAACGAAGAAGTGATCAAGAAAGGTGTAAAATACACACAAAAAATCTTATCTAATGTTGAAGATTTCTTAAACTTAACTGGTGCAGAATCTCTTTGGACAACAGACGAGGATAAGAACGAATTAGTAAAAGAATTGTTACATAATTACAAAATTAAGTACAACGATTTACAAGGAGCACTTAACCGCGAAAGATTTACAATCTCTGTTGGAGACGAGTTACCTGCAGGTATCGTTAAATTAGCGAAAATCTACATTGCGAAAAAACGTAAACTAAGAGTAGGGGATAAAATGGCAGGACGTCACGGTAACAAAGGTATTGTTGCACGTATCGTTCGTGACGAAGATATGCCTTTCTTAGAAGACGGAACGCCAGTAAATATCGTGCTTAACCCACTTGGGGTACCATCTCGTATGAATATCGGTCAGATTTATGAAACGGTATTAGGATGGGCTGGACTTAAAATGGGTCAAAAATTTGCTACACCTATCTTCGATGGTGCTGAAATCGCTGATATCGATCGCATCACAGAAGAAGCAGGTATTCCAAAACACGGTACAACATATTTATATGACGGTAACACTGGAGAACGTTTTGATCAAAAAGCTACTGTAGGGGTGATTTACATGTTGAAATTAGGACACATGGTTGACGACAAAATGCACGCGCGTTCTATCGGACCATACTCATTAATTACTCAACAACCATTAGGAGGTAAAGCACAATTCGGTGGACAACGTTTCGGAGAGATGGAGGTTTGGGCATTAGAAGCATTCGGTGCATCTAATATCTTACGCGAAATCTTAACAGTTAAGTCGGATGACGTAATTGGACGTGCGAAAACTTACGAAGCAATCGTAAAAGGAGAGCCAATGCCAGAACCTGGTATTCCAGAATCATTTAACGTATTGTTACATGAATTACAAGGTCTTGGATTAGACATAAACTTGGAAGAATAA
- the rpoC gene encoding DNA-directed RNA polymerase subunit beta': protein MSTKNKTSQFSKIRIGLASPESILQESKGEVLKPETINYRTHKPERDGLFCERIFGPVKDYECACGKYKRIRYKGIVCDRCGVEVTEKKVRRERIGHINLVVPIAHIWYFRSLPNKIGYILGLPSKKLDMVIYYERYVVIQAGIAKGPEGEELNRLDFLSEEEYLDILETLPIENQYLEDTDPNKFVAKMGAEALEDLLSRINLDELSYELRHKAHNETSKQRRTEALKRLQVVESLRESNMHHVNRPEWMVMRVIPVIPPELRPLVPLDGGRFATSDLNDLYRRVIIRNNRLKRLMEIKAPEVILRNEKRMLQEAVDSLFDNTRKASAVKADGNRPLKSLSDSLKGKQGRFRQNLLGKRVDYSARSVIVVGPTLKLHECGLPKDMAAELYKPFVVRKLIERGIVKTVKSAKKIIDRKEPVVWDILENVIKGHPVLLNRAPTLHRLGIQAFQPKLIEGKAIRLHPLVCTAFNADFDGDQMAVHLPLGPEAVLEAQLLMLASQNILNPANGSPITVPSQDMVLGLYYMTKIRRTDHQFTVKGEGLTFYSDEEVQIAYNEGAVDLNAPIRVKGTIRVGEELVENQLIETSVGRVLFNQIVPKQVGYINEVLTKKSLRTIINKIIKITDFPTTAAFLDDMKQLGYRNAFEGGLSFSLGDILIPEQKKDLISGAINQVENIKMNYNMGLITNNERYNQVIDVWTTTNATLTEIVMKRMTEDQQGFNSVFMMLDSGARGSKEQIRQLSGMRGLMAKPQKAGSTGGDIIENPIISNFREGLSILEYFISSHGARKGLADTALKTADAGYLTRRLVDVAQDVIVMHEDCGTLRGLEVTALKKKEEIIESLSSRVLGRTSLNDIYNPDNGELIISAGNIITEDVGDALEAAGIENVEVRSPLTCEAKTGICAKCYGRNLATGKGVQKGESVGVVAAQSIGEPGTQLTLRTFHVGGTAGNVSEQNTINAKVDGTVEFDDLRTVESTDDAGNKVDTVVSRSTEMKVIDDLGNVRQQTNIAYGTILSVKNGAKVQKGQEIASWDPYNGVIIAESTGKIEYEQLEQGVTFQIEIDEQTGFQEKVISESRNKKLVPALRVITIDGEEKTYNLPVGAHLMVNDGEKINAGKILVKIPRKSAKSGDITGGLPRITELLEARNPSNPSVVCEMDGVVSFGKIKRGNREIIVESKNGEIRRYLVKLSAQILVQENDFVRAGEPLSDGAITPEDILRILGPTAVQEYLVNEIQDVYRLQGVKIDDKHFEIIVRQMLRKVRIVDSGDSRFLEDSLEHKDDFMQENDRLFGMKVVEDAGDSDTLSAGQIITVRELRDENSKLKREDKNLVTAREALPATAEAVLQGITRASLQTKSFMSAASFQETTKVLNEAAVAGKVDGLVGLKENVIVGHLIPAGTGLKEYQNIIVGSNREYEELINAKQEI, encoded by the coding sequence ATGTCAACAAAAAATAAAACAAGTCAATTCTCAAAAATCCGTATCGGGTTAGCTTCTCCAGAATCGATTCTTCAAGAATCTAAAGGTGAAGTTTTAAAACCTGAAACGATTAACTATAGAACGCACAAACCAGAGCGTGACGGGTTATTCTGTGAGCGTATCTTTGGACCTGTAAAAGATTACGAATGTGCCTGCGGAAAATATAAAAGAATCCGTTATAAAGGTATCGTTTGTGACCGTTGTGGGGTTGAAGTTACTGAAAAGAAAGTTCGTCGTGAGCGTATTGGACACATCAATCTTGTTGTTCCAATTGCACATATTTGGTATTTCCGTTCATTACCAAACAAAATTGGTTACATCTTAGGATTACCATCTAAGAAATTAGACATGGTAATTTACTACGAAAGATATGTAGTGATTCAAGCAGGTATCGCAAAAGGACCAGAAGGTGAAGAATTAAATAGATTAGATTTCTTATCAGAAGAAGAGTATTTAGATATTTTAGAAACTCTTCCAATCGAGAATCAATATCTAGAAGATACAGATCCGAATAAATTCGTTGCGAAAATGGGTGCTGAAGCATTAGAAGACCTATTATCTCGTATCAATTTAGATGAGTTATCTTACGAATTAAGACACAAAGCACATAACGAAACTTCTAAACAACGTCGTACAGAAGCGTTAAAACGTTTACAAGTTGTTGAGTCGTTACGTGAGTCAAATATGCACCACGTAAACCGTCCAGAATGGATGGTAATGCGCGTTATTCCGGTTATTCCGCCAGAATTACGTCCATTAGTTCCATTAGATGGTGGTCGTTTTGCAACATCAGATTTAAACGATTTATATCGTCGTGTAATTATCCGTAATAACCGTTTGAAACGATTAATGGAAATCAAAGCGCCAGAAGTAATCTTACGTAATGAAAAACGTATGTTACAAGAAGCGGTTGATTCATTATTCGATAACACACGTAAAGCATCTGCTGTAAAAGCTGATGGTAACCGTCCGTTAAAATCATTATCTGATTCATTAAAAGGTAAACAAGGTCGTTTCCGTCAAAACTTATTAGGTAAACGTGTGGATTATTCTGCTCGTTCTGTAATTGTTGTTGGACCAACACTTAAGTTACACGAATGTGGTTTACCAAAAGATATGGCAGCTGAATTATACAAACCATTCGTAGTTCGTAAATTAATCGAGCGTGGAATTGTAAAAACAGTTAAATCGGCTAAGAAAATTATCGATAGAAAAGAGCCAGTTGTTTGGGATATTTTAGAAAATGTAATCAAAGGTCACCCAGTTTTATTAAACCGTGCCCCTACGTTACACCGTTTAGGTATCCAAGCATTCCAACCGAAATTAATCGAAGGTAAAGCAATTCGTTTACACCCATTAGTGTGTACTGCCTTCAATGCCGATTTCGATGGTGACCAGATGGCCGTTCACTTACCATTAGGACCAGAAGCTGTTTTAGAAGCACAATTATTAATGTTGGCTTCTCAAAATATTTTGAATCCTGCTAATGGTTCTCCAATTACTGTACCTTCTCAGGATATGGTTTTAGGTCTTTACTACATGACGAAAATTCGTCGTACTGACCACCAATTTACAGTAAAAGGTGAAGGATTAACTTTCTATTCAGACGAAGAAGTTCAAATTGCATACAACGAAGGAGCTGTTGACTTAAACGCCCCAATTCGTGTAAAAGGAACAATTCGTGTAGGAGAGGAGTTAGTAGAAAATCAATTAATCGAAACTTCAGTAGGACGTGTGTTATTCAACCAAATTGTTCCGAAACAAGTAGGTTATATTAATGAAGTATTAACGAAAAAATCGTTACGTACAATTATTAATAAAATCATCAAGATTACAGATTTCCCTACAACGGCTGCTTTCTTAGATGATATGAAACAATTAGGATACCGTAATGCCTTCGAGGGTGGTTTATCATTCTCATTAGGAGATATCTTAATCCCAGAACAAAAGAAAGACCTTATCTCTGGTGCGATCAACCAAGTTGAGAACATTAAGATGAACTATAACATGGGTCTTATTACAAATAACGAACGTTACAACCAAGTTATTGATGTTTGGACAACAACAAACGCAACATTAACAGAAATTGTAATGAAACGTATGACAGAAGATCAACAAGGATTTAACTCTGTATTCATGATGCTTGATTCTGGAGCGCGTGGATCTAAAGAGCAAATTCGTCAGTTATCAGGTATGCGTGGATTGATGGCTAAACCTCAAAAAGCTGGTTCTACTGGTGGGGATATCATCGAAAACCCAATTATCTCTAACTTCCGTGAAGGTCTGTCTATCTTAGAGTACTTTATTTCTTCGCACGGTGCGCGTAAAGGTCTTGCCGATACTGCCTTAAAAACTGCCGATGCTGGATACTTGACTCGTCGTTTAGTTGACGTTGCACAAGACGTTATCGTAATGCACGAAGATTGTGGTACATTAAGAGGTTTAGAAGTTACAGCACTTAAGAAAAAAGAAGAAATCATCGAAAGTTTATCTTCTCGTGTATTAGGTCGTACTTCATTAAATGATATTTACAACCCAGATAATGGTGAATTAATCATTTCTGCTGGTAACATTATTACAGAAGATGTTGGTGATGCTTTAGAAGCAGCTGGTATCGAAAATGTAGAGGTTCGTTCTCCATTAACATGTGAAGCGAAAACTGGAATTTGTGCTAAATGTTACGGACGTAACTTAGCTACAGGTAAAGGTGTTCAAAAAGGTGAATCAGTTGGTGTAGTTGCTGCACAATCTATTGGTGAGCCTGGTACACAGTTAACATTACGTACTTTCCACGTTGGGGGTACTGCGGGTAACGTTTCTGAGCAAAATACAATTAATGCTAAAGTTGACGGTACTGTTGAGTTTGACGACTTACGTACTGTTGAATCGACAGATGATGCAGGTAACAAAGTAGATACAGTTGTTTCTCGTTCTACAGAGATGAAAGTAATTGACGATTTAGGAAACGTTCGTCAACAAACTAACATCGCTTACGGTACTATCTTATCTGTTAAAAACGGAGCTAAAGTTCAAAAAGGTCAAGAGATTGCAAGTTGGGACCCTTATAACGGGGTAATCATCGCGGAATCTACTGGTAAAATCGAGTACGAACAATTAGAGCAAGGGGTAACTTTCCAGATTGAAATCGATGAGCAAACAGGATTCCAAGAAAAAGTTATTTCTGAATCACGTAATAAAAAATTAGTTCCAGCGTTAAGAGTTATCACTATTGATGGTGAAGAAAAAACATACAACTTACCAGTAGGTGCACACTTAATGGTAAATGATGGTGAAAAAATTAATGCAGGTAAAATCTTAGTTAAGATTCCTCGTAAGTCAGCTAAATCTGGCGATATTACAGGAGGTTTACCTCGTATTACAGAGTTGTTAGAGGCTCGTAATCCATCTAACCCATCAGTTGTTTGTGAAATGGATGGAGTTGTATCTTTCGGTAAAATAAAACGTGGTAACCGCGAAATCATTGTTGAATCTAAAAATGGTGAGATCCGTCGTTACTTAGTTAAATTATCAGCACAAATCTTAGTTCAAGAAAATGACTTCGTACGTGCAGGTGAGCCTTTATCAGATGGAGCAATTACACCAGAAGATATTTTAAGAATCTTAGGACCAACAGCGGTTCAAGAATACTTAGTAAACGAGATTCAAGATGTATACCGTTTACAAGGGGTAAAAATCGATGACAAACACTTCGAAATTATCGTACGTCAAATGTTACGTAAAGTTCGTATTGTAGACTCAGGAGATTCAAGATTCTTAGAAGATAGTTTAGAGCACAAAGATGATTTCATGCAAGAAAACGATCGTTTATTCGGAATGAAAGTCGTAGAAGATGCTGGTGATTCTGACACATTAAGTGCAGGACAAATCATCACAGTTCGCGAATTACGTGACGAAAACTCTAAATTAAAACGTGAAGACAAAAACTTAGTAACAGCTCGTGAGGCTTTACCTGCAACAGCAGAAGCAGTTTTACAAGGGATTACAAGAGCGTCTTTACAAACTAAATCTTTCATGTCTGCGGCATCGTTCCAGGAAACTACAAAAGTTCTTAACGAAGCAGCTGTAGCTGGTAAAGTAGACGGTTTAGTAGGATTAAAAGAAAACGTTATTGTTGGACACTTAATTCCTGCCGGAACTGGATTAAAAGAGTATCAAAATATCATCGTAGGATCTAACCGTGAATACGAGGAATTAATAAACGCAAAACAAGAAATATAA
- a CDS encoding helix-turn-helix domain-containing protein, producing MKMRFIYLLVLFFSVYCFSQDVEENNAFYKEAVEKLKIDNSKSIKIYEYLINNSANTIQKLNYQLDLVKIKVYVSKDTEALDIFFAIEPEVLASNNQELKDRYYLIGSDLFYYLGFKEESKKLLNKVKTKDSTWINDTRNKFINLKYDLSFSPIISKKINNLNEANATIDSLQIANEVERFILLKRIQNYFLSTNSFKEYAIYTSQLNELAEHLNVEKKTTQNYLVNKLIDQQKFQKEIKEKHLKTASVVLSIVFILIIITLIFYKKKKRIEENIVKTNLISDKVESEILMKLENFEKNKGFLNPTITISILAKDLDTNIKYLSSILNNVKQKSFNNYINELRIDYIVKILKEDKKFRLYKISHLAKESGFISQSSFTTFFKLVTGVTPSVFIKNLNEDE from the coding sequence ATGAAGATGAGATTTATCTATCTACTTGTTTTATTTTTTTCTGTATACTGTTTTTCTCAAGATGTTGAGGAGAATAATGCTTTCTATAAAGAAGCTGTGGAGAAATTAAAAATAGATAATTCTAAAAGTATAAAGATATATGAATACTTGATTAACAATTCTGCAAACACCATTCAAAAATTAAATTATCAACTCGATTTAGTAAAAATAAAAGTATACGTTTCTAAAGATACAGAGGCTTTAGATATTTTTTTCGCGATTGAACCAGAAGTTTTAGCATCAAATAATCAAGAATTGAAAGATCGATACTATCTTATAGGATCAGATTTATTTTATTATTTAGGGTTTAAGGAAGAATCGAAGAAACTGTTAAATAAAGTCAAAACAAAAGATAGTACTTGGATAAATGATACTAGAAACAAGTTTATTAATCTTAAATATGATTTATCTTTTAGTCCAATTATATCTAAAAAAATAAATAATTTGAACGAAGCAAATGCTACGATTGACAGTTTGCAGATTGCAAATGAAGTTGAACGATTTATTTTGTTAAAAAGAATTCAAAATTATTTTTTATCTACTAATTCTTTTAAAGAATATGCGATTTATACGAGTCAATTAAATGAATTAGCAGAGCATTTGAATGTTGAAAAGAAAACAACTCAAAATTATTTAGTCAATAAACTTATTGATCAACAAAAATTTCAAAAAGAGATTAAAGAAAAACATTTAAAAACAGCTTCTGTTGTTTTATCTATTGTATTTATATTAATCATTATAACGTTGATTTTTTATAAGAAAAAGAAGCGAATTGAAGAAAATATAGTTAAAACAAATCTAATTTCTGATAAAGTTGAAAGCGAAATTTTAATGAAATTAGAAAATTTTGAGAAAAATAAAGGTTTTCTAAATCCTACGATCACGATTTCAATTTTAGCCAAAGATTTAGATACAAATATTAAGTATTTATCATCTATTTTAAATAATGTAAAACAGAAAAGTTTTAATAATTACATTAATGAATTGCGCATAGATTACATCGTAAAAATATTAAAAGAAGATAAAAAATTTCGGTTATATAAAATTAGTCATTTAGCTAAAGAAAGCGGCTTTATATCTCAGAGTAGTTTTACCACTTTTTTTAAATTAGTAACAGGTGTTACACCTTCTGTTTTTATAAAAAATTTAAATGAAGATGAATAA
- a CDS encoding dihydrolipoamide acetyltransferase family protein — translation MSDYKLILPSMGEGVMEATVTNWIKNIGDSISEDESVVEIATDKVDSDVPSPVAGVLKEILVPVDGIAKVGEPIAILSVDGVVEQADSVEEVDTSSDQEIADAAKSIEAEVATIKTETVITSSDDKFYSPLVKSIAKEEGVSQAELDQISGSGKDGRVTKDDILDFVKNRGNQPAKTVVTTSVAAPVAQPQAPQVQSAPISVGEGDEIIEMDRMRKIIAQNMLQAKQIAPHVTSFVEVDMTNIVLWRDKNKNEFQKKHGEKITFMPIFIEAVAKAIQDFPMINVSVDGDKIIKKKNINIGMAAALPSGNLIVPVIKNADQFNLAGLASQVNDLANRSRNNKLKPAEIQGGTYTITNIGSFGNTLGTPIIPQPQVAILAVGAIVKKPAVIETPQGDMIAIRHKMYLSHAYDHRVVDGALGGMFVKRVAEYLEAFDMNTPV, via the coding sequence ATGTCTGACTATAAATTAATTCTACCTTCTATGGGAGAAGGTGTAATGGAAGCTACTGTAACAAATTGGATCAAGAATATTGGTGATTCGATTAGTGAAGATGAATCGGTTGTAGAAATCGCAACAGATAAAGTAGATTCTGATGTTCCTTCGCCAGTTGCAGGAGTTTTAAAAGAAATCTTAGTTCCGGTAGATGGAATTGCAAAAGTAGGTGAGCCTATCGCAATTTTGTCTGTTGATGGAGTTGTAGAACAAGCTGATTCGGTAGAAGAAGTAGATACAAGTAGCGATCAGGAAATTGCAGATGCAGCAAAATCTATCGAAGCTGAAGTTGCAACAATCAAAACTGAAACGGTTATTACTTCGTCTGATGATAAATTTTATTCTCCTTTAGTAAAATCTATTGCGAAAGAAGAAGGTGTTTCTCAGGCTGAGTTAGATCAAATTTCAGGTTCTGGAAAAGACGGACGTGTAACGAAAGATGATATTTTGGATTTCGTTAAAAATAGAGGAAATCAACCAGCGAAAACAGTTGTTACGACTTCTGTTGCTGCACCAGTTGCTCAACCTCAAGCACCGCAAGTGCAATCTGCGCCAATTTCTGTTGGTGAAGGAGATGAAATTATCGAAATGGATAGAATGCGTAAAATTATTGCGCAAAATATGCTACAAGCAAAACAAATTGCTCCTCACGTAACGTCTTTCGTAGAAGTTGATATGACGAATATTGTGTTGTGGAGAGATAAAAATAAAAATGAGTTTCAGAAGAAACATGGTGAGAAAATTACGTTTATGCCAATTTTTATCGAAGCTGTAGCAAAAGCAATTCAAGATTTCCCAATGATTAATGTTTCGGTTGATGGAGATAAAATCATCAAAAAGAAAAATATAAATATTGGAATGGCAGCAGCTTTACCAAGTGGAAATTTAATTGTTCCTGTTATCAAAAATGCAGATCAATTTAATTTAGCAGGTTTAGCTTCTCAGGTTAATGATTTAGCAAATCGTTCTCGTAACAATAAATTGAAACCAGCAGAAATCCAAGGAGGAACGTATACAATTACAAATATTGGATCTTTCGGAAATACATTAGGAACGCCAATTATTCCTCAACCACAAGTGGCTATTTTAGCTGTTGGGGCAATCGTGAAAAAACCTGCTGTTATCGAAACTCCACAGGGAGATATGATTGCAATTCGTCACAAAATGTACTTATCTCATGCTTACGATCACCGTGTTGTAGATGGCGCTTTAGGAGGTATGTTTGTAAAACGTGTTGCAGAATATCTTGAGGCTTTTGATATGAATACGCCTGTGTAA